In Microvirga sp. 17 mud 1-3, the genomic window GCACCAGCCGGAGCTCCGACAGCTATGCCGGAGGATTGGAGAGATGAAGGTGGGAATCGCGGTCTCAAGGGACTTTCCGCAAGAGCAGACAAAAGTGGCCTTACGTTCCGAAGCGCAGGTTAAGCCCGTTCCGGTCGAGCTGACACGCAGATACGACGTCCTTGTGGTCGGCGGCGGGAACGCTGCCCTTTGCGCGGCCATCAGCGCCCGTCGCTCCGGCGCTTCCGTGCTCGTCCTCGAAGGCGCGCCGAAATTCTATCGTGGCGGCAATACCCGCCACACGCGCAATATGCGCTGTGCTCACGACGCGGCCACCGAAATCCTGACTGGCCCCTATACGGAAGAGGAGTTCTGGGAAGACCTTCTGCGTGTGACCGGCGGGCAGACCGACGAGGAACTTGCCCGCTTCATGATCCGTGAATCCAAGGAGATTCTGAACTGGATCGTCGAGCAGGGCGTGCGTTGGCAGCCATCGCTTGGCGGAACCCTCAGCCTCGGTCGTACGAACTCGTTTTTCCTGGGCGGCGGGCGCGCGATGCTGAATGCGCTCTACTTCACCGCGGAGCGCCTGGGCGTCGATGTCCTGTACGACGCGGAGGTCGTCGACCTGGATATTCGGGACGGTATGTTCCACTCCGCCACGGTCGCCTATGGCGGACAGCGGCATGAAGTCCACGCCGCAAGCCTGGTCGCGGCCGCCGGAGGCTTCGAGGCCAATATCGAGTGGCTGAAGCAGTATTGGGGTGACATCGCCGAGAACTTCCTCATCCGCGGCACGCCCTATAACCGTGGCTCCGTGCTCAAGATGCTGCTCGACAAGGGCGTGCAGAAGATCGGCGACCCCACCCAGTGCCACGCGGTGGCAATCGATGCCCGTGCGCCTAAATTCGACGGCGGCATCATCACACGGCTCGACTGCGTCGTCTTCGGCATCGTGGTGAACAAGAACGCCGAGCGCTTCTATGACGAGGGCGAGGATCTCTGGCCGAAGCGTTACGCCATCTGGGGGCGGCTCGTTGCGGCCCAGCCCGACCAGATCGCCTATATCATCTTCGACGCTCCATCCCTCGAGATGTTCATGCCGTCGCTCTACCCGCCCATCAAGGCGGACAGCATCGCGGAACTCGCCGGGAAACTCGGCCTCGACCCACAAGCACTCGAAACCACGGTCGAAACGTTCAACGGGGCTGTGCGCCCTGGCACCTTCGACCACACAATCCTGGACGATTGCCGGACGGAAGGGCTCACCCCGCCGAAAAGTCACTGGGCCCGGCCGATCCGCAATGCGCCTTTCTATGCCTATCCGGTCCGTCCCGGCATCACCTTCACGTATCTGGGTACGAGGGTGAACAAGGAGGCGCGGATGATCATGGCCGACGGGAGGCCCGCAGCCAACATGTTCGCCGCCGGGGAGATCATGGCCGGCAACGTGCTCGGCAAAGGGTATGCCGCCGGCATCGGAATGACCATCGGCAGCGTCTTTGGGCGCGTCGCCGGACGAGAGGCCGCTAAGAATGCATGCAACTAAAGCCCTCGAAGAAGCCGACCGTCTGATGACGGTCTGCAATTCCTGTCGCTATTGCGAAGGACTTTGCGCCGTGTTCCCGGCGATGGAACTGCGGCGCGCCTTCACGGACGGCGATCTCAATTACCTGGCCAATCTCTGCCACAGCTGCGGCGCCTGCTATACGGATTGTCAGTTCTCGCCGCCACACGAGTTCAACGTCAATGTCCCGCAGACATTGGCGAAAGTCCGTAACGACTCCTACAAGCTTTACGTCTGGCCGCGCGCGTTGGCGCCTCTCTTCGAGCGCAACGGCCTGGCGATCAGCCTTATCGCGGCCCTCAGCGTGGGCATCTTCTTCTTCGGCCTGATGGCGTTCAACGACCCGGCCGTGATGTTCGGGGTACAGACCGGGCCGGGAGCGTTCTACCGGATCATGTCCCACAATGCGATGGCAGGGGTGTTCGGCGCTGCGTTCTTCTATGCGATTGCGGCCCTGATCATGGGCTTTCGCATGTTCTGGCGCGACATCGGCGAAACCCGGGAGACGCTGACCAACGGCGTCTCGGTCTGGCAGGCGATGAAGGACACTATGGCTTTGCGCTATCTCGATGGCGGAGGGCCCGGATGCTTCAACGAGGATGAGCGGCCCACCGACCGTCGCCGGCTCTACCATCACATGACGTTCTACGGTTTTTTCCTCTGCCTGGCTGCGACGAGCACGGCGACGCTCTATCACTATCTGCTCGGCATGGAAGCGCCCTACACCTGGTATGACCTTCCCGTGATCCTTGGAACGTTTGGCGGGATTGGTCTCGTCGTCGGCCCGGCGGGTCTCATCTGGGCGAAGCTCAAGCGCGATCCGGCCCTGAGGGACGAGAACGGGCGCAGCATGGAGATGGCGTTCGTCGTGATGCTGTTCCTGGTGAGCGTCACCGGCCTGCTGCTGCTGATTCTTCGGGCCACGCCCGCCATGGGAACGATGCTGGCGCTTCACATGGGCTTCGTGTTCGGCTTCTTCATGACCATGCCCTACAGCAAGTTCGTCCACGGCATCTACCGGTTCGGAGCCCTTGTGCGCTACGCGAAGGAACGTCGCGCGCTTCATGAGCCGACGCCGTCGAAGGCCAAGGCTTTGTCCATCCCCGATGCCAAAGCGGGAGCTTGACGTACCATTGGTTGTCACGCTCCGATGAGACAAAGGAAAGGGCGCGGTTCGCATAAGCAAACCGCGCCCAATTTCTTCCTACCGCCGAGAAGTGGGCGGAAGCGCCGTTACTCCTTCCAACGTCCTTCGTACTTGAACTCCGGAACGGCCTTAAGCTGATCCTTTGTGGCGTTGATCGTCGCATGCCACTTCTTGTCGTTCTCGTTATAGCTCACGTTGACCATGCCCGGATCGACGACGATGTTCCGGTCGCCGACGCCGAGGAATCCGCCGACCGAGATTACATACCCGACGACGCGACCTTGGCTGATGACAATATCCTCGATCTCGCCGACCTTCTCGTTGGCACTATTGCGAAGGTCCAGGTCGTCCAGCTGGCCGCTCATGATGGCGTCCTGCGGAACCTGCACGGCATGGGCAGCCGGTGCCGAAGCGGCCGGCGCGGCGGGAGCCGTCTGGGCGTAGGCTGCGCCGCTGAGGAATGTGGCGGCCGTGAAGGCGATCATGAATGAGCGCATCGTTCTCTCCTTTTTGATGTTCGTGCAGAGAACCGCTTCGTAACGCCAAGGTTCCGAACGATGCTGACGATTGAGGAGGATACGCTCCGTGCAAACGCAGTCTAAACGGGAGAATGGTCCAGCCCGCGTGCCCTCAGATCGCCCGGCATCGGCGCGATATTGTGCGCCACAAGCCGTGCTTTGTGCGGACGAGCCGAACGGTCGATATCAAAGATCGTAAGGGCAGCCGGCGCCACAGGCGACAGGCTGGAGGGAGGCAGGCCCAAGAGGATGTCGCAGGACGCCCGGACCACCCCTTCATGCGCGACGATGACGACATCGCCATCCTGCTCATGAAGGGCCTCTTCGATGGCCGCTCCGATACGGTCGCAAAACTGGCGCCACGTTTCCCCACGCGGCGGCGTATAGGATCCGAGCCGCCATTCACGATAAGTGCCCCTGTCGGAAGTCTCGATCTCGTCGATCAGACGGCCCGTCCATTCCCCGAGATCCATCTCGCGCAGGCGCTCATCGGTTGCAACATCGGCAAAGCCGAGGATTTCGGCCGTCCGGCGCGCACGGCTCAGGTCCGATGTTACCACGTGTGCGGGAGCAGGCCCCTCGGCGAAGAACCGCGCCGCGCGCCGCGCTTGGTCGATCCCACGCTCTGAAAGGGGTGCATCCGCATGCCCCTGAAGGCGGCGCTCGGCATTCCAGACGGTCTCGCCGTGCCGCACCAGGATAAGCTTCATGGTCGTGGTTCCGGTGTGGAGGTTAGGATTCTTCTTCAAGCTCGCCGGAAGCGTCAGGCTGCCGCGGCGCTTTCGACGACCGGCAGAAGCTCCGGCATGGTGTCGATGAGTCTGTCGGCACCGAGTTCTGCGTGCGGCTTGTGGCTGTAGCCGTAGGTCACGGCGACGGCACGGGTCCCGGCTGCGCGGGCAGCCTGCACATCGTGATAATTGTCGCCGACCATCAGCGCCGCTTCGGGCGTCACACCCAGTCGTTCCAACGCGGCGAGGAGTGGGGCCGGATGCGGCTTGCGCTCAGGCAACGTATCGCCTCCGACAACGGCACCGAAGAACCTATGCAGGCCGAGCGTTTGGAGAATATCCATCGTCGCCGCATAGGGCTTGTTGGTCACGACCGCCAGGACGAGACCCCGGTCCCTCAGGCCCTCCAGCGTCTCCGGTACGCCCGGATAGGCTTCGGTATAACGAGCCGCATCGGCCTCGTAGATTTCAAGGAATCTAGCGGCGAGCGCCGACAGGCGGGACAGGTCTCCGCCCGTCGCCGTCAGGGCGCGCTCGACCAGCTTCACGACCCCGTCCCCGACCATCGCCTTAACCTCATCGAGGCTGACATTCCGCAGGCCCTGCTCCGCCAGGAGCACGTTTGTCGCATTCTGAAGGTCGCGCGCACTGTCGACGAGAGTACCGTCGAGATCGAAGATGATGGCTTTCAGCGATGTCATGGAATGACCTTGAACCGGTTCACGAGAAAGGGCGCCGCAGACGAGAGGCGGATCGCTCCGCCTCTGCGGTCAACGGCATGGTCCGGACCTGGATAGCGCGGCCTCAGGCCGCGAGCCAGAGCGCGGAACGCAGGGACAGGCCTACATCGACCCGGTCTCCCGGCTGATGGAGAGCATCACCCGTCTGGAACGGCGTATCGATGGAGACCTCAGCGGAGCCGATCTTGACGCCGTAGCGGAGCGTGGCGCCGAGGAACTCGCTATGCACGATGGTCCCGGGCAGCCAGACGTCGCTCTGCCTATCCCGTCCTAAGGATGCATGCTGGGGTCGGAAGACGAGCTTCGCGCCCTCCGGTACGACCACATTGGCCGGGATCGGCAGGCGCACGCCCCCTTCGATGTCGAAGAAGCGCTCCCCCGCCTCGCGCAGAACCCGGCCCGGCAGGATATTGGCGGTGCCGAGGAAGTTCGCGACGAACAGGTTGGCGG contains:
- the tcuA gene encoding FAD-dependent tricarballylate dehydrogenase TcuA produces the protein MTRRYDVLVVGGGNAALCAAISARRSGASVLVLEGAPKFYRGGNTRHTRNMRCAHDAATEILTGPYTEEEFWEDLLRVTGGQTDEELARFMIRESKEILNWIVEQGVRWQPSLGGTLSLGRTNSFFLGGGRAMLNALYFTAERLGVDVLYDAEVVDLDIRDGMFHSATVAYGGQRHEVHAASLVAAAGGFEANIEWLKQYWGDIAENFLIRGTPYNRGSVLKMLLDKGVQKIGDPTQCHAVAIDARAPKFDGGIITRLDCVVFGIVVNKNAERFYDEGEDLWPKRYAIWGRLVAAQPDQIAYIIFDAPSLEMFMPSLYPPIKADSIAELAGKLGLDPQALETTVETFNGAVRPGTFDHTILDDCRTEGLTPPKSHWARPIRNAPFYAYPVRPGITFTYLGTRVNKEARMIMADGRPAANMFAAGEIMAGNVLGKGYAAGIGMTIGSVFGRVAGREAAKNACN
- the tcuB gene encoding tricarballylate utilization 4Fe-4S protein TcuB translates to MHATKALEEADRLMTVCNSCRYCEGLCAVFPAMELRRAFTDGDLNYLANLCHSCGACYTDCQFSPPHEFNVNVPQTLAKVRNDSYKLYVWPRALAPLFERNGLAISLIAALSVGIFFFGLMAFNDPAVMFGVQTGPGAFYRIMSHNAMAGVFGAAFFYAIAALIMGFRMFWRDIGETRETLTNGVSVWQAMKDTMALRYLDGGGPGCFNEDERPTDRRRLYHHMTFYGFFLCLAATSTATLYHYLLGMEAPYTWYDLPVILGTFGGIGLVVGPAGLIWAKLKRDPALRDENGRSMEMAFVVMLFLVSVTGLLLLILRATPAMGTMLALHMGFVFGFFMTMPYSKFVHGIYRFGALVRYAKERRALHEPTPSKAKALSIPDAKAGA
- a CDS encoding PRC-barrel domain-containing protein produces the protein MRSFMIAFTAATFLSGAAYAQTAPAAPAASAPAAHAVQVPQDAIMSGQLDDLDLRNSANEKVGEIEDIVISQGRVVGYVISVGGFLGVGDRNIVVDPGMVNVSYNENDKKWHATINATKDQLKAVPEFKYEGRWKE
- a CDS encoding histidine phosphatase family protein: MKLILVRHGETVWNAERRLQGHADAPLSERGIDQARRAARFFAEGPAPAHVVTSDLSRARRTAEILGFADVATDERLREMDLGEWTGRLIDEIETSDRGTYREWRLGSYTPPRGETWRQFCDRIGAAIEEALHEQDGDVVIVAHEGVVRASCDILLGLPPSSLSPVAPAALTIFDIDRSARPHKARLVAHNIAPMPGDLRARGLDHSPV
- a CDS encoding phosphoglycolate phosphatase, with translation MTSLKAIIFDLDGTLVDSARDLQNATNVLLAEQGLRNVSLDEVKAMVGDGVVKLVERALTATGGDLSRLSALAARFLEIYEADAARYTEAYPGVPETLEGLRDRGLVLAVVTNKPYAATMDILQTLGLHRFFGAVVGGDTLPERKPHPAPLLAALERLGVTPEAALMVGDNYHDVQAARAAGTRAVAVTYGYSHKPHAELGADRLIDTMPELLPVVESAAAA